A portion of the Glycine max cultivar Williams 82 chromosome 10, Glycine_max_v4.0, whole genome shotgun sequence genome contains these proteins:
- the LOC102662214 gene encoding protein MAIN-LIKE 1-like: MAEDVAEDVPQLPEDVPQLAEDVPDASDGSPERTGAIDGAESDRVASDGTAADDEGFPGGPRDPSVLIGFADHVAHSIWRGQERPDLKLVSHGRKVDKFGRPTAATGLDPLFRCSVITTDPRLISSFVERWHRETSSFHLPVGEVTITLDDVLSLLHVLITGALHSFGPLATSDAVALLTELLQVTPDEATAETHQAGGPHVRLSWLRDMYQSRCRARQWVAAAPAYLLHLVGCTLFANKSATHVHVVHLQAFRDLAQVGTFS; encoded by the exons ATGGCTGAGGATGTGGCTGAGGATGTTCCTCAGTTGCCTGAGGATGTTCCTCAGTTGGCTGAGGATGTGCCTGATGCATCTGATGGTAGCCCAGAGAGGACAGGAGCCATCGATGGTGCTGAGTCTGATCGAGTGGCTAGTGATGGGACAGCTGCTGATGATGAGGGGTTCCCTGGTGGGCCACGCGATCCATCTGTTTTGATAGGATTTGCTGATCATGTGGCACACAGCATATGGCGTGGACAG GAGCGACCCGATCTCAAGTTGGTCTCCCATGGTAGGAAAGTAGATAAATTTGGGAGACCGACTGCGGCCACCGGATTGGATCCATTATTCAGGTGTTCTGTGATCACCACTGATCCTAGACTCATATCCTCCTTTGTTGAGAGGTGGCATAGGGAGACGAGCAGCTTCCACCTCCCAGTAGGGGAGGTGACGATCACTCTAGACGATGTTTTGTCGCTCCTGCACGTCCTGATTACTGGCGCGCTGCATTCATTTGGGCCGCTGGCTACATCTGACGCAGTTGCATTGTTGACAGAGCTACTTCAGGTCACCCCAGACGAGGCTACAGCTGAGACACATCAGGCAGGTGGGCCTCATGTTCGGTTGTCCTGGCTTCGGGACATGTACCAGAGTAGGTGTCGGGCTAGGCAGTGGGTTGCTGCAGCTCCGGCGTACCTACTTCATTTGGTTGGTTGCACTCTTttcgctaacaagagtgcaacccatGTCCATGTTGTGCACCTGCAGGCATTCAGAGACCTGGCACAAGTAGGGACATTCTCTTAG